A genomic window from Candidatus Methylacidiphilum fumarolicum includes:
- the nifD gene encoding nitrogenase molybdenum-iron protein alpha chain, translating into MSLTIENAQPVNVKERNKALIKEVLQVYPEKAAKKREKHLNLYEAGKSDCGVKSNIKSLPGVMTIRGCAYAGSKGVVWGPIKDMIHISHGPVGCGQYSWASRRNYYIGTTGVDTFVTMQFTTDFQERDIVFGGDKKLAKALEELQELFPLNKGITIQSECPIGLIGDDIEAVAKAKSKDFGGKTIVPVRCEGFRGVSQSLGHHIANDSIRDWVLEKMAGKKEEFVSTPYDVAIIGDYNIGGDSWASRILLEEMGLRVVAQWSGDGSLKELERTPKVKLNILHCYRSMNYISRYMEEKFGIPWVEYNFFGPTKIAESLRKIASFFDDKIKEGAEKVIAKYQPMVDAVIAKYRPRLEGKKVMLFVGGLRPRHVIGAYEDLGMEVIGTGYEFGHNDDYQRTTHYVKDGTLIYDDVTGFEFEKFVEALQPDLVGSGIKEKYVFQKMGFPFRQMHSWDYSGPYHGYDGFAIFARDMDMAINSPVWKMTAAPWKTKQ; encoded by the coding sequence ATGAGTTTGACAATAGAAAACGCACAACCAGTAAATGTAAAGGAAAGGAACAAAGCACTGATCAAAGAGGTGCTTCAAGTCTATCCAGAGAAGGCAGCAAAAAAAAGAGAAAAGCACTTAAATCTTTATGAAGCTGGGAAGTCTGATTGTGGCGTAAAATCCAATATTAAATCGCTTCCTGGGGTAATGACCATTAGAGGATGTGCTTATGCTGGATCCAAAGGGGTGGTCTGGGGACCCATAAAAGATATGATCCATATTAGCCATGGACCTGTGGGGTGTGGGCAATATTCATGGGCTTCACGACGGAATTATTATATAGGCACAACAGGGGTAGATACCTTTGTGACCATGCAGTTTACGACGGATTTCCAGGAAAGAGACATTGTCTTTGGAGGAGATAAAAAGTTAGCGAAGGCTCTGGAAGAGCTGCAGGAACTCTTTCCTTTGAACAAAGGCATTACCATTCAGTCGGAGTGTCCTATAGGACTGATTGGAGATGATATTGAGGCTGTGGCCAAAGCTAAGAGTAAAGATTTCGGTGGCAAGACCATTGTACCCGTACGGTGTGAAGGTTTTAGAGGGGTTTCGCAGTCTTTAGGTCACCATATAGCCAATGATAGCATCAGGGATTGGGTGCTAGAAAAAATGGCCGGCAAAAAAGAAGAGTTTGTTTCTACTCCTTATGATGTTGCTATTATCGGTGATTACAATATTGGTGGGGATTCTTGGGCATCACGCATCCTCCTTGAAGAAATGGGCTTACGCGTTGTGGCTCAATGGTCAGGAGATGGGAGCTTAAAAGAGCTTGAGAGAACCCCTAAAGTCAAACTCAATATCTTACACTGTTATCGTTCGATGAATTACATCAGCCGGTACATGGAAGAGAAATTTGGGATTCCATGGGTAGAATACAACTTCTTTGGGCCAACAAAAATTGCTGAATCGCTGCGGAAGATTGCTAGCTTTTTTGACGATAAAATTAAAGAAGGTGCCGAAAAGGTCATTGCTAAGTACCAACCAATGGTCGATGCGGTCATTGCCAAGTATAGGCCTAGGTTAGAAGGCAAAAAAGTAATGCTCTTTGTGGGGGGCTTAAGACCCAGGCATGTCATTGGAGCTTACGAAGATTTGGGAATGGAAGTCATTGGCACTGGCTATGAGTTTGGCCATAACGATGATTACCAGCGGACGACGCATTATGTGAAGGATGGTACCCTTATTTATGATGATGTGACAGGGTTCGAATTCGAAAAGTTTGTTGAAGCCCTTCAGCCCGATCTAGTGGGTTCGGGAATCAAAGAAAAATATGTTTTCCAAAAGATGGGCTTTCCTTTTCGCCAGATGCATTCGTGGGATTATTCTGGGCCTTATCATGGGTATGATGGCTTTGCGATATTTGCT